The window TAAACGATATCGAGAAAAACATCGGCGTACAGGTGAATGTGACACTCCCGCCGCTGAATGGATATGATGAAAAGCTAAACGTCATTATGACGGCTGGGGAGCCTCCGGATCTGCTGAACACGAGCAATCCCTCTTGGTTTATTAATTTCGTGAATCAAAAGGCGCTCACGCCTTTGAATGACTATATTGAGAAGTATGGGGCGCACCTGAAGGCCAAAATCCCAAAAGAAGCTTGGGATAACGTTACCGTTGATGGCCAAATATACGCTATACCCAGCCTTAACGAGGTGAAGGGAACTGAAATCATTTACGCCCGAAAAGACTGGTTGGACAAGCTAGGCCTGCAGCCTCCTCGAACAATTGAAGAGTTTACTGCGGTGATGAAGGCTTTTGCCGAAGGAGATCCTGACGGAAACGGAAGGACGGATACCTTCGGTCTCTCGATCTTGGAGCGTCTCAGGAGAACGTCGCCTTTTCTCGGCGCCTTCGGCGTACAAATGAACGCCTGGTATGAACGGGACGGTAAGTTGGTTTACTCCGGTATCCTCCCCGAAATGAAAGAGGCACTCATTTACCTTCGCAGCCTGTACGACCAGAATATTCTGGACCCGGAATTCCCGCTCAATAAAATCGATGTACTTGGCGAAAAGATAG is drawn from Paenibacillus sp. V4I7 and contains these coding sequences:
- a CDS encoding extracellular solute-binding protein, whose amino-acid sequence is MMKRKKAAILVLLACFTTAGCSLPEWAKNEDKVAEAAQEPVIRIVVNSLGMNFPEGMDENNNPYLNDIEKNIGVQVNVTLPPLNGYDEKLNVIMTAGEPPDLLNTSNPSWFINFVNQKALTPLNDYIEKYGAHLKAKIPKEAWDNVTVDGQIYAIPSLNEVKGTEIIYARKDWLDKLGLQPPRTIEEFTAVMKAFAEGDPDGNGRTDTFGLSILERLRRTSPFLGAFGVQMNAWYERDGKLVYSGILPEMKEALIYLRSLYDQNILDPEFPLNKIDVLGEKIATGRVGLYSAAWSDTAHPHCGKPQKRSESGVDPA